The Pseudodesulfovibrio cashew genomic sequence GTGGCGGTGGTCGTGACCACGGCCGTTTCCTGGGGTGTGGGCTTCAACCACGACTCCTCGGCTTCCGTGGACGCAATCAAGTCTCCCGAGGCCATTGAGGCCATCGCCGGGTTCAACGCCGCCGTGGCCGGCATCGACAACCTCGCCCTGGAGCGCACCGCGCTCAACTCGCGCCTGGAAGAGGCCAAGTCCTCCAAGGACGCCATCGGCGTCCTCGATGCAGAGCACGACCTGAGCGTCCTGAATCTGAAGATCGCCCGCCTTAAGCATGAGGCGCACACCCAGCGCACCTTCCTGCGCGAGATGCTTTTCGACGGCGTCGAGGCGCCCGGCGGCGCTCTCGCCTTTTATGCCAGGGGCTCCGTGCCCTCCGGCATGCAGGCCGACGGCCGCACCTGGCGCGTCAAGGTCGGCAACACCAAGCTGGACACCACCAAGCTGAAGATGATGGGCGGCGGTGCCGTGGTCGGCACCGTGCCTTCGGGCATCCCGGCCATCTCCGCACCGTCCCTGGACATGAAGATCATGCTCCATCTGATCCCGTTCGCTGCCATCATCTCGTTGCTCGGCTTCATGGAGGCCATCTCCATCGCCAAGGCAATGGCCGCCAAGACCGGCCAGCGGCTTGACCCCAACCAGGAACTCATCGGCCAGGGCCTGGCCAACATGCTCGGCGCGTGCGGCAAGTCCTATCCTGCCTCGGGCTCCTTCTCCCGTTCGGCGGTCAATCTACAGGCCGGAGCCGTCTCCGGCATGTCCAGCGTGTTTACCTCGCTGATGGTCGTCATCGCTCTCCTGTTCTTCACGCCGCTGCTCTATCACCTGCCCCAGGCGGTGCTGGCCGCGGTCATCATGATGGCCGTCATCGGCCTGATCAACGCGTCCGGCTTCATCCACGCGTGGAAAGCGCAGTGGTATGACGGCGCCATCTCCATCATCTCCTTTGTCTGCACCCTGGCCTTCGCGCCGCACCTGGACAAGGGCATCATGGTCGGCGTGGCTCTCTCCCTGGGCGTCTTTCTGTACAAGTCCATGCGTCCCCGCGTCGCATCCCTGTCCAGGAGTGAGGACCGGTCCCTGCGTGACGCCACCCACTTCGGCCTCAAGGAGTGCAAGCACATCTCGCTGGTCCGCTTCGACGGCCCGCTCTTCTTCGCCAACGCGAGCTTCCTGGAGGACAAGATCACCGACCGGATGATGAACAGCAAGACGCTGCGTCATATCATCATCGTCGCCAACGGCATCAACGACATGGACGCCTCGGGCGAGGAAGCCCTGTCGCTGATCGTGGACAAGGTCCGCGCCGCCGGTCTGGACATCTCCCTGTGCGGGGTCAACGAGGCGGTCATGGCCGTGCTCGAGCGCACCCACCTGCTGGAGAAGATCGGCAAGGATCACGTCTATCCGACCATGGAGACCGCCATTGTGGAAACGCAGAAGAGCACCCACACCGGTTGCGACGAAAGCGAATGTCCGCTGACCAGCTATTGCACGTTGGCCTAATAGCATAAAAGGAGAATGTCATGTCTGTCATAACCGTATTCAACGGCCTGTTCTCCGAAGCCGGTGTGGTGGTAAAGCGCGTGGTTGACGCCACGGGCTACCGCCTGGTCACCGACCAGGAGATCGTGTCCAAGGCCGCATCGCTGTCCGGTATGTCCGAGGGCAAGATCGCCCGGGCTTTCCAGGCCAAGACCTCCGTCTTCAACGCCTTCAGCCACGAAAAGGAGCGGGCCGTTGCCTGGCTCCGGCTGGCCATGGCCGACAAGCTCATGGAACAGGACAACATCCTGTTCTCAGGCTTCGCCTCCCAGCTTCCGCCCGTGGATATAGACCATATCCTCAAGGTCTGTCTGATCTCGGATATGAAGCACCGCCTGGCCATCGCCGAGAGCACCGAAGGGTATGCGGAGAAGCACGCCCTCAAGCTCATCCACAAGGACGACGAGGACCGCGCCGCATGGGTCGAGCTGGTCAGGGGCGTGAGTGACCCCTGGTCCAAGGAACTCTATGACGTGGTGGTGCCTGTCAGC encodes the following:
- a CDS encoding SulP family inorganic anion transporter, which codes for MLLKIFPFIDWFKGYNMASLRADAIAGLTVALVLIPQSMAYAQLAGMPAYYGLYASFLPPLIAALFGSSRQLATGPVAVVSLMTAASLEPLATAGSEGYIAYAILLALMVGLFQFLLGVLKLGLVVNFLSHPVVNGFTNAAAIIIASSQLSKMFGVYVDKAEHHYETIIRVVEGAFHYTHLPTLGMGVLAFVIMIVLKRVNPKIPNVLVAVVVTTAVSWGVGFNHDSSASVDAIKSPEAIEAIAGFNAAVAGIDNLALERTALNSRLEEAKSSKDAIGVLDAEHDLSVLNLKIARLKHEAHTQRTFLREMLFDGVEAPGGALAFYARGSVPSGMQADGRTWRVKVGNTKLDTTKLKMMGGGAVVGTVPSGIPAISAPSLDMKIMLHLIPFAAIISLLGFMEAISIAKAMAAKTGQRLDPNQELIGQGLANMLGACGKSYPASGSFSRSAVNLQAGAVSGMSSVFTSLMVVIALLFFTPLLYHLPQAVLAAVIMMAVIGLINASGFIHAWKAQWYDGAISIISFVCTLAFAPHLDKGIMVGVALSLGVFLYKSMRPRVASLSRSEDRSLRDATHFGLKECKHISLVRFDGPLFFANASFLEDKITDRMMNSKTLRHIIIVANGINDMDASGEEALSLIVDKVRAAGLDISLCGVNEAVMAVLERTHLLEKIGKDHVYPTMETAIVETQKSTHTGCDESECPLTSYCTLA